From a single Pigmentibacter ruber genomic region:
- a CDS encoding CarD family transcriptional regulator — MSAEKFYDFTVGQKAVYPCHGVGTIENIEECSIGGAQQDFYVLKIHSTGAKVMVPTRAAKTVGLRSVISLPDVEKVYQILQSPSKKSTATWNRRFRALNDKLNTGNLVEIAEVLRDLSSLSSDKELSFGEKKMLERARNMLVSEISVARGEEKSVIEHELNHILFAI; from the coding sequence ATGAGTGCTGAAAAGTTCTATGATTTCACTGTTGGTCAAAAAGCTGTTTATCCGTGTCATGGTGTAGGAACAATTGAGAATATTGAAGAATGTAGTATTGGTGGTGCTCAACAGGATTTTTATGTGTTAAAAATTCATTCAACTGGTGCAAAAGTTATGGTTCCTACAAGGGCTGCGAAGACTGTTGGCTTGCGTTCAGTAATTTCTTTGCCAGACGTAGAAAAAGTTTATCAAATTTTACAATCGCCTTCTAAGAAATCCACTGCTACTTGGAATCGTCGTTTCAGAGCTTTAAACGATAAATTAAATACTGGTAATCTTGTAGAAATAGCAGAAGTACTGAGAGATTTATCTTCATTAAGTTCAGACAAAGAACTTTCTTTTGGTGAAAAGAAAATGCTTGAAAGAGCTCGTAACATGCTTGTTTCAGAAATATCTGTTGCTCGTGGTGAAGAAAAAAGCGTTATTGAGCATGAGTTAAATCATATCTTATTCGCTATTTAA
- a CDS encoding HD domain-containing protein, translating into MVPNITRKPTSVSDITTLKLKYTGKIRDSLHDTIPFTEAEKYIINKEEFQRLRRITQTAFTSYAFPGASHSRFEHSLGVMHVADLMIHSIFQNQKRLLDALSENLIQTPKHIIDFLRESENKHGSIRDTKLAIESLEKKPYLLQCLRFAALLHDIGHAPFSHSCEKFMVTWAHLKENFSSLKAPKWLKDGIKIKAEKLEAKNYELQKIKIRHEIYTLLIIAKIFDSNDEFLNQKMAQDICSILDLSIAPYSNGILAKSNLQTLFHEIISGEIDADRMDYLLRDSRECGIIYGYFDLGRILDSLAFYYNANSNSFHLCIRRSGISAYEDYLRARWSMYQQVYFHKTVTACEAMLEHVNNNSNNFHLPLDIEEYLKIDEHSFYSFISNKFSANNYLNNILKDLIFKRKLWKRVFEEIIPKNSLHKESTTCQKIIQYLNTINCPAEIIESSTNLTNFSPKGKYLTSKNNLKVIIKDVHLLRYLEPIENHSSLINREDEEFLIRRIYISKYDLNLTNISEKEVQKNISEKIFNISN; encoded by the coding sequence ATGGTTCCCAACATAACTAGAAAACCAACCTCTGTAAGTGACATAACAACACTAAAACTGAAATATACTGGAAAAATAAGGGATTCTTTGCATGATACGATACCATTTACTGAAGCAGAAAAATATATCATTAATAAAGAAGAATTTCAAAGACTTAGACGAATTACTCAAACCGCTTTTACCTCATACGCTTTCCCTGGAGCTTCACACTCCAGATTTGAACATTCCCTTGGTGTTATGCATGTTGCAGATTTAATGATCCATTCCATTTTTCAAAACCAAAAACGCCTCTTAGATGCTCTTAGTGAGAATCTTATCCAAACCCCCAAACATATCATTGACTTTTTAAGAGAAAGTGAAAATAAACACGGCTCAATACGAGATACGAAATTAGCTATTGAGAGTCTTGAAAAAAAACCTTATTTACTTCAATGCCTTAGATTTGCAGCTCTACTTCATGATATTGGACATGCTCCTTTTAGTCATTCCTGCGAAAAATTTATGGTGACTTGGGCGCACTTAAAAGAGAACTTTAGCTCTTTAAAAGCACCAAAATGGCTAAAAGATGGAATAAAAATAAAAGCAGAAAAACTTGAAGCTAAAAATTATGAACTTCAAAAAATAAAAATTAGACATGAAATTTATACTCTACTTATTATTGCTAAAATTTTTGATAGTAATGATGAGTTTTTAAATCAAAAAATGGCTCAAGATATTTGCTCAATTTTAGATCTTTCTATTGCACCATATTCAAACGGAATATTAGCTAAAAGTAATTTACAAACTCTTTTTCATGAGATTATAAGTGGCGAAATAGATGCGGATAGAATGGATTATTTATTAAGAGATTCTCGTGAGTGTGGAATTATTTATGGTTACTTTGATTTAGGTAGAATTTTAGATTCACTAGCATTCTATTATAACGCAAATTCTAATTCTTTCCACTTATGCATTAGGCGAAGTGGTATTTCAGCTTATGAAGATTACTTAAGAGCTCGTTGGAGTATGTATCAGCAAGTCTATTTTCATAAAACTGTTACTGCATGTGAAGCAATGCTTGAACATGTAAACAATAATTCAAATAATTTTCACTTACCACTGGATATTGAAGAATATCTCAAAATAGATGAACATAGTTTTTATTCTTTTATTAGCAATAAATTTTCAGCAAATAATTATTTAAACAATATTTTAAAAGATTTAATATTTAAAAGAAAATTATGGAAAAGAGTTTTTGAAGAAATTATTCCAAAAAACTCCTTGCATAAAGAGTCAACTACATGTCAAAAAATTATACAATATTTAAATACGATTAATTGTCCTGCTGAAATAATTGAGTCAAGTACAAATTTAACAAATTTTTCACCTAAGGGTAAATATTTAACTTCAAAAAATAATCTTAAAGTAATAATAAAAGATGTTCATTTATTAAGATACTTAGAACCTATTGAAAATCATAGTTCATTAATTAATAGAGAAGACGAAGAATTTCTTATTAGACGAATATATATTTCTAAATATGATTTAAATTTAACAAATATTTCTGAAAAAGAAGTACAAAAAAATATCTCAGAGAAAATATTCAACATTAGTAATTAA